Below is a genomic region from Ascaphus truei isolate aAscTru1 chromosome 5, aAscTru1.hap1, whole genome shotgun sequence.
ttaatacgggataatattcaggaatacctaatggaaaacaaatttattagtaatagtcagcatggatttatgaaggatagatcttgtcaaactaaccttatttgtttctttgaggaggtaagtaggaatttagaccagggtaatgcagttgatgtggtctacttagattttgcaaaggcttttgatacagtaataatatatgcacctggattgaaaactggttaaaggacagacaacagagggttgtcataaatggaactttttcaggttgggctaaagtcgtgagtagagtacctcaaggatcggtactgggacccctgctttttaacttgtttattaatgaccttgaggttgggatcgagagcaaagtctccatcttttgctgatgatacaaaattgtgtaaggtaatagaatcagagcaggatgtaatttctcttcagaaggacttggagagacgggaaacgtgggcaggtaaatggcaaattagGTTTAAtagagataaatgtaaggttatgcatttgggatgcaagaataaaaaggtgacttacaaattaaatggagatatattgggggaatccttgatggagaaggatttaggagtgcttgtagacagcaggcttagcaatagtgcccaatgttatacagtagctgcaaaggcaaacaagatcttatcttgcatcaaacgggcaatggatggaagggaagtaaacataattatgcccctttacaaagcattagtaagaccacaccttgaatatggagtacaattttgggcaccaatcctaagaaaagacattatggaactagagagagtgcagagaagagccaccaaattaataaaggggatggatattctaacttatgagaggctagctaaattagatttatttaaattagaaaagaggcgtctatgagggaatatgataactatatacaaatatattcagggacaatacaaggagctttcaaaagaactatttatcccacgggcagtacgaAGGACTCGGGCccatcccttaagattggaggaaaggaaatttcaccagcaacaaaggaaagggttctttacagtaagggcagttaaaatgtggaattcattacccatggagactgtgatggcagatacaatagatttgttcaaaaaaaggttggacatctttttagatgggaaacgtatacagggatataccaaataagtatacatgggatggatgttgatccaggaattaatccgactgccaattcttggagtcaggaaggaattaatttttccccttaatggggttttttgtttgccttcctctggatcaataagtaaatatagatatagaataaagtatctgttgtccaaatttagcataggttgaacttgatggacgtacgtcttttttcaacctcatctactatgtaactatgtaactatgtaacaagtaAACAATCATTTTGTAAAAGGATAGATGATAAGGCAGGGTACTTCACAGTAGTCAGAAACAGCTACTTTTTACAGTGATGTACGAATACACTGGAATGATAGTAGAAGCTGCAATCCATTGGAATTCATTGCCTTCCGATTAGAATGGAGCCATTGAAACAGGTCCCCTCCCTGCTTCTTCTTAACCTGGTGTAGCAGTAAAGATGAGCATAGGTCTGTATCTAGCAGAAGCATACAGTTGGTAGAATATTTAAATGCATCTCAGTCTCTACTGATTCTAGTGTAATAAACATCACAAATCAAAGATGGCTGTCTCCAGTCTACTGCAATTGTactctcacaacccagggggagcatatggaaaaaacaacaacaagagaaacaatctaagtgcagacggtAGAATCAAGTGTGTATTATTTCACTggatgtcttggctcgtatgtgcagcctactcacaggataacAGTAGTGTATGGGCAACAACAGGTTACTGGAGATGTGTCCAATCTTCTATACACCGGCATAGATTCACTCCAACCCGATTATCATTAGGGTGATGGAACATGAGGACAGAGAAAAATACCCATGATGCAGATCAATGATAAAATGGTAATCCTTTATATAGAATCTTaagaatgcgcacttacaataataaaaatgttaaaacagCATGTATCACTCTCAAGTGAATAGAGCATAAGTCGGATAGTGCCGAAGCTCACCCCACCGCCGCCGTTCTGTGTTGTGGTGGTTTCTACAGCACTCCGCCGTCTGCTGCAGTACTCACAGCAGCGTTTGGTAACTCGGCTTCGCTCGCGGtctccgatgcgtcacttccggcaaGGCTTCTGTGATTGACGGCGGCTCTGCACCAATCCTCTCCAGCTCTGGGCGGTcctactctacgcgtttcgccaatagagTATTAGGTTTCATCAGAAGCCTTGCCAGAAGTGACATGACGCATCGGAGACTGCGAGCAAAGCCAAGTTACCAAACGCTGCTGAGAGGACTGCAGCAGACGGCGGAGTGCTGTATAAACCTCCACAACATAGAACggaggcggtgggggggggggggcgtttttGTATGAAACGTCAGCAGCTGTCACTCACACTTTACTACAAAGTATGAAAGAGATGTAGTTCTAGTATCTGTGACTTTTATTTGTGTAATAAAACAAACTCTGGTCTATTCCCAAACATGATGGGGTACATGATGACGAGTTTTGCAATGTTTCATTTCCTCTGGGCCTGGAATAAGAAGGCATAGGTGAAACACAATGTTCTTTTGTAGTCATACACTATTAGGTTTTGCAGACATAGTAATTTAAAATGAAGTCACAACCATGTAATATATGCATTAATCTGTCATAAAGTGTGTCACATGTCTGCAAAAGTTGTTAATTTGTGAGTTTTGTTtcttcataatatatatatagttatatatataatggaaatattactgtgtgctcatttgcatgtcttagacaggtctgcaaccctgcctttcaccattatcacccagcacacagtgcttccactgcagcaaggaattctggaaaattacatgcaaatgagcacacagtgccaccttttgcttcaaacccaaatgacatggtcccctgtaagctaatgcttgctgcatatcacagctttgagcacagcctgggttaagatgcatagctgtaaacccacccacagacagccgtttcgaccttaatgggtctcatcagtgtgaggtggcactgtgtgctcgcaGGACACACCCTCATAATTCTATGAGAAACGTTTAATTTACTTTTTACTTTCTTCCTGAAAATAAATCTCCTTAAGCCAACGTGTCAAGGGGATATGGAGAGATCTCCCACATTTCCCCAAGAGTTTTCAGATTTTGGGCAGTGCGGTCTTTGTAACATTACGGCATCAAGCTATTTTGTATCTATCTTGTTTACGTCATTGTGGCAAACGTCAAAGTAACAAAACATGCATATTGTAACAGAAAGTCTTTGTCATTTTAATTTCTCCCatgtaggtgttatttttatctctctctctcgttgcATACAGACAAaacgcgccagtgagagcaaaCGCCATTGTAATGGCATTAGGTGCACGTGAAAAACGTTGGGGGCTATCGCACCGGGTGGCGCACGCCAGCAAATGCAATAACCCCTGCTATATCGGTACATTGATCTGATGTGGTGTACATTTCTCATGTAATGATCCCTATCATAGGTACAAGAACTGACGGAAAGAATGTCTATGTACTATGATACTGTACATTCATTGAATCCCTTCAGTGGCGTAGGCCTGAAGTGAGTTGCACTATTATGTTAAGCCTTGTTGACGAAGTAGAGGACTTTTGGAATCTGCCGGTTACCAGTGACGCGGGGTTGCTTCGACAAGTAATTGGTCCATATGGATAAATTCAGCCAATCAGTGAGCTGCGCGGGAAGCCGGTGAGGTTCAGCGTCCAGGCAGGCGGTTTGTAAGTCACAGAGGCGCGTTATGAAAAGTGTCCGGGGCCGCGGGAGGAAGCCGCTGCCCGATAATACCTCCGGGAAGAAGATATTCAGGGCCGTTTACGTCAGCCGGTTTGGGGAACACAGCAGCGGCTGCGTCCTCGAATATGGCCTCAATCGTGGAGCTATGAagcgcgtcacttccggtgaccgTCGCTATGGAGATGAACGGAGACCAGAAATCGAGGAGCGTCACTCCCAGGAGCATAATAAGAGAAGCCAGaccgagagagaggagaggagccgAGGAACACCGGGCAGGGGGAACAATGAGACCCTGCAACAAGGCGGTGCTAGGAAGAAGGGAGGCACCGAGCCCGGGGCCTGTGAGAGAGCCGGGTCCCCAGAGATCCCGGTGCTGAAACAGCtcggagcaaggagaggaggagcggAGCGCGGGCCCTGCCAGGAGCGAGGTGCGTATCACACTGAAGCCATGCGCTGTCCCGGTCTGTACACCCCTCCTCATGAGCCTGAGACGCTGCTGGCCCGCAATAATCACAATGTCTGTGAGGTTAGATTTAAACTAATCAGGTTTGGCTGAAGCTGCCCTTAATGTTTGAGATTTGTTGGCAAGTGTCATATTTCTTCATAAGTTCATGATTTCTTTGCATATAATTAtccaaatagtgtgtgtgtctgtgtgtctgtgtgtctgcccccAGATGTGGGTATGTATGAGAAGCTGCACATCTGGAGGTGTTGGGGTGCATTAGGAAATTAAGCTGTCAGTATTCCACATATTTAAGTGGCTGAATGTTTGTTGAGCGCTGATACTATACTGCAACATTGAAATGGCCacctttttaaaaatatataataaatacaattaaaaaaaatacaattgtaGCTACCAAAACCAAGGCCCAGATTCACTCATGGGTGCTAAACTTTATTAGCACACCTTAATTCAAGTGAAAGGATGTGCAGCTTAACatcctttagtgaatctgggtcTAAATGTTTATTGGAAAAGTGGCAGTGGTTTCAGTGGAGGAAATGTTTTCTTACAGCACCTTGTCAACGAGGAAATCTCTGAATATATTTGCACATTTCACCCTCAAACCATGTGGATGCTCTGAATGAATTATGACTTTgtcactaaggctgcgtccatagaagcacCGACAGCGCTCCTCCACGCTGAGGCTCACCTTctcaatcaggagcgattgtatggacttgcaggcgagccagcgtgcgcgatcgggaggtggAGCACTGACGTCATGGGGCCAATAACCCGCGAAGCGCCGCCGTTAACGTCATGGCGCCAACGTCGGGACGCTGCttcgctgtgattggaggtttcagccgacagcgcgctcag
It encodes:
- the C5H5orf47 gene encoding uncharacterized protein C5orf47 homolog isoform X1, which translates into the protein MKSVRGRGRKPLPDNTSGKKIFRAVYVSRFGEHSSGCVLEYGLNRGAMKRVTSGDRRYGDERRPEIEERHSQEHNKRSQTEREERSRGTPGRGNNETLQQGGARKKGGTEPGACERAGSPEIPVLKQLGARRGGAERGPCQERGILKADAYDICEVTPGKRDGQQIKNRNKKSESHHAVFKVIAKMMEENENLRKRLLQCSQKCAEATYVNRSTQIETASAHKNESVFGWM
- the C5H5orf47 gene encoding uncharacterized protein C5orf47 homolog isoform X3, with product MKSVRGRGRKPLPDNTSGKKIFRAVYVSRFGEHSSGCVLEYGLNRGAMKRVTSGDRRYGDERRPEIEERHSQEHNKRSQTEREERSRGTPGRGNNETLQQGGARKKGGTEPGACERAGSPEIPVLKQLGARRGGAERGPCQERGILKADAYDICEVTPGKRDGQQIKNRNKKSESHHAVFKVIAKMMEENENLRKRLLQCSQKCAEE
- the C5H5orf47 gene encoding uncharacterized protein C5orf47 homolog isoform X2 → MKSVRGRGRKPLPDNTSGKKIFRAVYVSRFGEHSSGCVLEYGLNRGAMKRVTSGDRRYGDERRPEIEERHSQEHNKRSQTEREERSRGTPGRGNNETLQQGGARKKGGTEPGACERAGSPEIPVLKQLGARRGGAERGPCQERGILKADAYDICEVTPGKRDGQQIKNRNKKSESHHAVFKVIAKMMEENENLRKRLLQCSQKCAEVMHYMIFRSHLCQQKHTD